In a single window of the Solea senegalensis isolate Sse05_10M linkage group LG1, IFAPA_SoseM_1, whole genome shotgun sequence genome:
- the rmc1 gene encoding regulator of MON1-CCZ1 complex: MSEEHYLELCEKPVQFENASSVNNVFFDEANKQVFAVRSGGATGVVVKGPDDKSSVAFRMDDKGEVKCIKFSIGNKILAVQRTPKSVDFINFIPDYPHMEFTQECKTKNASVLGFCWTNWNEIVFITDQGIEFYQVFPDKRSLKLLKSQSINVNWYQYCPETAVILLSTTVQGNVLQPFAFRNGTMSKMSKFEIELPVVPKPAKLSLSERDIAMATIYGQLYVMYLKHHSRTANSPSAEVVLYHLPREGTCKKTHVLKLNTTGKFALNVADNLVVVHHQSSQTSLIFDIKLKEPDGAVNTHQPVLPARSIHPYRIPLTGPAVVASQPPVPSQLYSSSWSVFQPDIIISANEGYLWYLQVRLPPAVNLLQDKGKLMDFLLRRRDCKMVILSVCSQILDDGEKGSLPVVATVFDKLNQVYKDYLEAEQSYTVAMESGPSRGSAAQKRPVRTQAVIDQSDMYTHVLSSFTERKVVSHKFIIAVLMEYIRSLNQFQITVQHYLYELVIKTLVQHNLFYMLHQFLQYHVLSDSKPLACLLLSLESTYPPAHQLSLDMLKRLSTANDEIVEVLLSKQQVLAALRFIRSVGSHDNVSARKFLDAARQTGDQMLFYTVFRSFQQRNQRMRGSPAFNPGEHCEEHVTHFKQLFGEQSLMKPSTV; the protein is encoded by the exons ATGAGTGAGGAACATTATCTGGAGCTGTGTGAGAAACCAGTGCAGTTTGAAAACGCGTCCAGCGTCAACAACGTCTTTTTCgatgaagcaaacaaacag GTGTTTGCGGTGCGTTCCGGGGGAGCCACAGGTGTCGTGGTCAAAGGTCCGGACGACAAGAGCAGCGTTGCCTTCAG aATGGATGATAAAGGGGAAGTGAAGTGCATCAAGTTCTCCATCGGAAATAAGATCCTGGCTGTGCAGAGAACCCCGAagtctgtg GATTTTATCAACTTTATTCCTGACTATCCACACATGGAGTTCACGCAGGAGTGTAAG ACAAAGAACGCCAGCGTGCTGGGATTCTGTTGGACCAACTGGAACGAGATCGTCTTCATCACTGACCAGGGAATTGAGTTTTACCAG gtgtTTCCAGACAAGCGCAGTCTGAAGCTGCTGAAGAGTCAGAGTATTAACGTGAACTGGTACCAGTACTGTCCAGAGACGGCCGTCATCCTGCTGTCCACCACCGTGCAGGGGAACGTTCTGCAGCCCTTCGCCTTCAGG AACGGAACCATGTCCAAGATGTCAAAGTTTGAGATCGAGCTGCCCGTCGTCCCAAAACCAGCCAAACTCAGCCTGTCAGAGAGAGACATCGCCATGGCAACCAT ATATGGTCAACTGTACGTTATGTATTTGAAGCATCACTCGAGGACGGCCAACAGTCCCAGTGCAGAGGTGGTGCTGTATCACCTGCccag ggaaGGCACGTGTAAAAAGACTCACGTACTGAAGCTGAACACGACGGGGAAGTTTGCTCTGAACGTCGCCGACAACCTGGTAGTCGTCCATCACCAGAGTTCGCAG acGTCTCTGATCTTCGACATCAAGCTGAAGGAGCCTGATGGTGCTGTGAACACACACCAGCCTGTCCTGCCTGCTCGCTCCATTCACCCCTACAGGATCCCACTGACAG GTCCAGCAGTTGTTGCGTCTCAGCCTCCCGTGCCCAGTCAGCTCT ACTCTTCGTCCTGGAGCGTCTTCCAGcctgacatcatcatcagcgCCAATGAAG gttacCTGTGGTACCTGCAGGTGagactgccccctgctgtcaaCTTGCTGCAGGACAAAGGCAAACTCATGGACTTCCTGTTACGACGCAGAGACTGCAAGATGGTCATCCTGTCCGTCTGCTCACAAA tTCTGGACGATGGTGAGAAAGGAAGTCTCCCTGTCGTGGCGACTGTGTTCGACAAACTCAACCAGGTTTACAAAGATTATCTGGAGGCGGAGCAAAGCTACACAGTG gcaatGGAGTCTGGTCCGAGTCGAGGCAGCGCCGCTCAGAAACGTCCGGTCAGAACTCAGGCGGTCATTGACCAatcagacatgtacacacacgtgCTGTCGTCTTTCACAGAGAGGAag GTGGTGTCTCATAAGTTCATCATTGCCGTGTTGATGGAGTACATTCGCTCTCTGAACCAGTTCCAGATCACAGTTCAG caTTATTTGTATGAGCTGGTGATTAAAACTCTGGTGCAGCACAATCTTTTCTACATGTTACATCAGTTCCTGCAGTATCATGTTCTCAGTGATTCCAAACctctg GCATGTTTGCTTCTGTCTCTGGAGAGCACGTATCCTCCTGCTCATCAACTGTCACTGGACATGCTCAAG CGTTTGTCGACGGCTAACGATGAGATCGTCGAGGTTTTGTTGTCGAAGCAACAAGTTCTCGCTGCTCTGAGGTTCATACGCAGTGTTG GTAGTCATGACAACGTGTCAGCAAGGAAGTTTCTGGACGCTGCTCGTCAAACTGGAGACCAgatgttgttttatactgttttcaGATCATTTCAGCAGAGAAACCAGCGAATGAGAGGAAGCCCCGCCTTTAACCCtg gagAACACTGTGAGGAGCATGTGACCCACTTCAAACAGCTGTTTGGTGAACAATCACTGATGAAACCTTCAACTGTGTAA